A region from the uncultured Macellibacteroides sp. genome encodes:
- a CDS encoding DUF3868 domain-containing protein — MKQLYFIPFVFLATVTLSAQKGYEGNVTYGEPKVSHKDNKLVVDVDANLGTMNLGSANMLVLTPVLTSLDDSTEFRKFAPVVITGRNRTKALRRSLKLNGKPKFESQPLLFVRRKNHTEQVVPVTISATWENWMQKAKLSFREEISGCAACQINETEQLAAKRIFAEPYVPVFRISYITPEPEPVKQRSESFKAYFNFKVGSHVLLPDYKNNALEFAKVDKVIREIKDDKNLTITDLGISGYASPEGTYESNMTLSRNRAYAFASYLEKTYGLKQEQFKVSWFGEDWEGLRKAVAATEIQQDKEKILEIIDKVDVMAGRETKLMNLSGGATYRMLVDQFFPPLRRNEYRVSYVARAFDVEEAKQILKTKPGLLSLNEMFLVAQTYPKGSKEFKDVLRIAAELFPGNAAANLNVATSELESGNVEGAIQRLSRIEGSPEAWNNLGVAYAKKGNLVKAAEYFEKAGTLEDAIQNKEELKKADII, encoded by the coding sequence ATGAAGCAATTATATTTTATTCCATTTGTATTTCTTGCCACGGTAACGCTTTCTGCCCAGAAGGGGTATGAGGGGAATGTCACGTATGGCGAACCAAAGGTGTCTCACAAGGATAATAAGCTTGTTGTGGATGTGGATGCGAATCTGGGTACTATGAATCTGGGTTCGGCAAACATGCTTGTACTTACTCCCGTACTCACATCACTGGATGATAGTACGGAATTTAGAAAGTTTGCTCCGGTGGTTATAACCGGTCGTAACCGTACCAAGGCGCTGCGACGTTCGCTGAAACTAAATGGTAAACCGAAGTTTGAGTCTCAGCCTTTGCTTTTTGTAAGAAGAAAGAATCATACGGAGCAGGTTGTGCCGGTTACAATTTCTGCTACATGGGAAAACTGGATGCAAAAAGCAAAATTATCTTTTCGTGAAGAGATAAGCGGTTGTGCTGCTTGCCAGATAAATGAAACGGAACAGTTGGCGGCAAAACGGATTTTTGCAGAACCTTATGTGCCGGTATTCCGCATTTCTTATATTACACCCGAACCTGAGCCGGTAAAACAACGAAGTGAGTCTTTTAAGGCATACTTTAATTTTAAAGTGGGCAGCCATGTGCTTTTACCCGATTACAAGAACAATGCGTTGGAATTTGCCAAAGTAGATAAGGTTATCCGCGAGATAAAGGATGATAAGAATCTTACTATAACGGATTTGGGTATAAGCGGGTATGCTTCGCCGGAAGGTACGTATGAGAGTAATATGACGCTTTCCAGAAACAGGGCGTATGCTTTTGCATCGTATCTGGAAAAAACATACGGACTGAAACAGGAACAGTTTAAGGTTAGCTGGTTTGGTGAGGACTGGGAAGGATTACGCAAAGCGGTTGCCGCTACGGAGATTCAACAGGACAAAGAGAAAATTCTTGAGATTATAGATAAGGTGGATGTTATGGCCGGAAGAGAAACGAAACTAATGAATCTTTCGGGTGGCGCGACCTACCGAATGCTTGTAGATCAATTTTTCCCTCCTTTGAGACGCAATGAATACAGAGTGTCTTATGTGGCACGCGCGTTCGATGTAGAAGAGGCCAAACAAATCCTGAAAACCAAGCCTGGGTTGTTAAGTCTGAACGAAATGTTTCTTGTAGCGCAAACTTATCCAAAAGGAAGCAAAGAATTTAAGGATGTATTGCGTATTGCTGCGGAACTGTTTCCGGGAAATGCAGCGGCCAATCTTAACGTGGCCACATCGGAGCTGGAATCGGGTAATGTTGAGGGTGCCATACAAAGACTTTCCCGTATAGAGGGAAGTCCGGAAGCATGGAATAACCTTGGGGTTGCTTACGCCAAAAAGGGAAACTTGGTTAAAGCGGCCGAATACTTTGAAAAAGCAGGCACGCTTGAAGATGCGATACAGAATAAGGAAGAATTAAAGAAAGCTGATATTATTTAA
- a CDS encoding DUF3575 domain-containing protein, with the protein MNRLIVILFCLVLTSQAMVFGQNIALKNNLLYDLTLTPNLSLEVGVGRKFTLDLQTGLNPFNFSDNKKFKHYLIQPELRYWFCERFNGLFIGVHAHGGQFNVGGLKLPFNWVPSLEDHQYEGWFVGGGVSMGYQWILGNHWNLEASLGGGYARVNYDQYKCGTCGTRLKSGNLHYLGVTKAALSLVYIIK; encoded by the coding sequence ATGAACAGACTAATTGTTATACTGTTTTGCCTGGTTCTAACTTCTCAGGCAATGGTTTTTGGGCAGAATATCGCTTTGAAAAACAATCTTCTTTATGACTTGACCCTTACCCCAAATTTAAGCCTGGAAGTGGGAGTAGGTCGCAAATTTACTCTTGATCTGCAAACGGGACTCAACCCGTTTAATTTCAGTGATAATAAAAAATTCAAACATTATCTTATTCAGCCGGAATTGCGCTACTGGTTTTGTGAACGCTTTAACGGGCTGTTTATTGGTGTGCATGCCCATGGGGGCCAGTTTAACGTGGGTGGACTTAAGTTGCCGTTTAACTGGGTGCCTTCTCTGGAAGACCATCAGTACGAAGGTTGGTTTGTTGGAGGTGGAGTAAGCATGGGGTACCAGTGGATATTGGGTAATCACTGGAACCTGGAAGCTTCGCTTGGCGGGGGATATGCCAGAGTAAATTATGATCAATACAAATGTGGGACGTGCGGAACACGTTTAAAATCGGGAAACCTCCACTATTTAGGGGTAACCAAAGCAGCCCTCTCCTTGGTCTATATTATTAAATAG